The Colias croceus chromosome 3, ilColCroc2.1 genome includes a region encoding these proteins:
- the LOC123706499 gene encoding 26S proteasome non-ATPase regulatory subunit 6, giving the protein MELSAEGKTPEYMALAGIKFKLTLPQFKNDSALSEQLLQGIKAGHMAPYYKEVCSDLGWNFDQKLYDQMTKENEDRLSKFQEDDSETPVWQDRLDYLCSIGDKENATALATTKYEDSTLTTNRRLDAIFALFRIAYFHGCNVKDMGKAINKAHELVDKGGDWRSRNKLKAYEAIYCLAVRDYSHAADLFIDCVSTFESYELVDFGTIIQYCVLACALALERHALQAALRKQGAAVQALRSRFPELRELVESLHECRYADFMKSLAWVETQICVDPVFRPHYQHYVREARIKAYVQLLRAYRSLSLDNIADTFGVTREFIEEEISTFTAAGRLQCRIDAVAGCVVTGSGRGADADRSQLYQATIREGDLLLNRVKKLASVINF; this is encoded by the exons ATGGAGCTTTCAGCTGAGGGCAAAACTCCGGAATACATGGCATTAGCCGGAATTAAGTTCAAGTTAACATTACCACAGTTTAAGAATGATTCCGCATTAAGCGAACAGTTGCTTCAGGGTATAAAGGCTGGTCATATGGCaccatattataaagaggttTGCTCGGATCTTGGATGGAATTTCGATCAGAAGCTGTATGATCAAATGACAAAAGAAAATGAAGACAGGCTCTCTAAGTTTCAAGAAGATGATTCAGAGACTCCTGTCTGGCAAGATCG ATTGGATTACCTCTGTTCAATTGGCGACAAAGAAAATGCAACAGCTTTAGCTACAACTAAATATGAAGACTCAACATTAACAACCAATAGGCGATTGGATGCTATATTTGCTTTGTTCAGAATTGCTTATTTCCATGGTTGTAATGTGAAGGATATGGGAAAGGCAATTAATAAG GCCCATGAGCTAGTAGACAAAGGTGGTGACTGGCGTTCCAGGAATAAGCTAAAGGCATATGAAGCTATTTACTGTTTGGCAGTGAGGGACTACAGTCATGCTGCTGATCTATTCATTGATTGTGTGTCTACATTCGAATCTTATGAACTTGTTGATTTTG GCACTATCATCCAATACTGCGTGTTAGCGTGTGCGCTCGCTCTCGAGCGTCACGCGCTACAAGCGGCGCTGCGGAAGCAAGGGGCAGCGGTACAAGCTCTACGTTCAAGGTTCCCGGAGCTCAGGGAGCTGGTGGAGTCGCTGCATGAGTGCCGGTATGCTGACTTCATGAAGAGTCTCGCTTGG GTGGAAACTCAGATCTGCGTGGACCCAGTGTTCCGACCCCACTACCAGCACTACGTTCGCGAGGCGCGCATCAAGGCGTACGTGCAATTGCTTCGTGCGTACCGCTCGCTCAGTTTGGACAATATTGCAGACACGTTTGGTGTGACGAGGGAGTTTATTGAAGAGGAGATCTCTAC TTTCACGGCAGCGGGTCGACTCCAATGCCGCATCGACGCAGTAGCCGGGTGCGTAGTGACAGGCTCGGGGCGCGGCGCGGACGCGGACCGCTCGCAGCTGTACCAGGCGACCATACGCGAGGGGGACCTGCTGCTCAATAGAGTCAAGAAACTCGCTAGTGTTATCAACTTCTAG
- the LOC123705883 gene encoding geranylgeranyl transferase type-2 subunit alpha, translating into MHGRIKVRTTEEEKAKKERERQEKLKIFKHAMQKIQYKRKQGELDEEQLNLTGNVLSSNPDIYTLWNIRREILSDFRNNKTEEEISKLYDAELSLTEYCLKINPKSYCAWHQREWVLTTRSDPDWKKELGLCNTYLKLDERNFHTWDYRRFVVSQCKPSLKEEFDYTTEKLHENFSNYSAWHYRSKMLLQLYPDLEGGRPIQDSHHKHELKMVLSAAFTDPDDTSAWFYQRWLLGAVKITTSVVVCTITATKTSVAFSHTVSIDYINSNINLFINDVKVNGEWSSCTGCENDDLWIFKHNQIITDKLIIKLEHNVSNDEKEVIQLEEYKPCYYVGKNKINFQNKYSASVLEELNEQLDACRQLLILEPDNRWTLLTTTFFLQCIDSKVYHKEIIGNLDLLMKLDKQRAGYYSDLKSKWLIEFFLPEHYTKMNIDYNVAFRNLTSLPHLQYYSFCEDVDLSNQNLTSKVLPSLIKLQHCKKLNLSNNKLTTLNGFPSLQLEELNITQGNNLDLKDIEQFKKKHNNIKVIL; encoded by the exons atg CACGGACGGATAAAGGTTCGTACTACAGAAGAAGAAAAGGCCAAGAAAGAGAGAGAAAGGCAAGAAAagcttaaaatttttaaacatgcAATGCAAAAAATCCAATATAAA AGAAAACAAGGAGAACTGGACGAGGAACAGTTAAATCTTACTGGCAATGTCTTAAGCTCAAATCCTGATATTTACACTTTATGGAATATAAGAAGAGAAATTCTTTCTGACTTTAG gaataataaaactgaagaAGAAATTTCAAAGCTTTATGATGCTGAATTAAGCCTCACAgagtattgtttaaaaataaatccaaaaTCATATTGTGCCTGGCATCAAAGAGAGTGGGTCCTTACAACTAGATCAGATCCAGATTGGAAGAAGGAGCTTGGTTTATGCAATACTTACTTGAAATTAGATGAGAGAAACT TTCATACTTGGGATTATAGAAGATTTGTTGTTAGTCAATGTAAGCCATCTCTCAAAGAAGAATTTGATTATACCACAGAAAAATTACATGAAAACTTTTCAAATTATTCTGCTTGGCATTATAGAAGTAAGATGTTGCTGCAATTATATCCAGATTTGGAag GAGGAAGACCTATACAAGATAGTCATCATAAACATGAATTAAAAATGGTGCTAAGTGCTGCATTTACTGACCCAGACGACACAAGTGCCTGGTTTTACCAAAGGTGGTTGTTAG gTGCTGTTAAAATTACTACAAGTGTAGTAGTATGCACTATAACCGCAACAAAGACATCTGTGGCCTTTAGTCACACTGTTTCTATAGATTATATAaattctaatattaatttatttattaatgatgtaaaagtaaatgGTGAATGGTCTTCATGTACTGGCTGTGAAAATGATGACCTGTGGATCTTTAAACACAACCAAATTATTactgataaattaattataaag tTAGAGCATAATGTAAGCAATGATGAAAAAGAAGTTATACAACTTGAAGAGTacaagccatgctattatgtaggaaagaataaaataaactttcaaaACAAGTACTCTGCTTCTGTGTTAGAAGAACTGAATGAGCAGTTAGATGCATGTCGACAGTTACTTATTCTAGAACCTGACAACAGAT gGACTCTTCTAACAACTACCTTCTTTTTGCAATGCATTGATTCAAAAGTGTATCACAAAGAAATAATTGGCAACTTGGACTTGTTAATGAAACTCGATAAACAAAGAGCAGGTTATTACAGTGACCTTAAATCTAAATGGTTGATAGAATTTTTTCTTCCGGAACATTACACGAAGATGAACATTGATTATAATGTTGCGTTTAGAAATCTAACCAGCTTACCTCATTTGCAATACTATAGCTTTTGCGAGGATGTAGACCTTTCAAACCAAAACTTGACTTCTAAAGTATTGCCAAGTCTCATTAAATTACAACATTGCAAG aAACTTAATTTATCTAACAACAAATTAACAACATTGAATGGATTTCCATCACTGCAGTTGGAAGAACTGAATATTACACAAggaaataatttagatttaaaagatatagaacaatttaaaaagaaacacaataatatcaaagtaatactttaa
- the LOC123705882 gene encoding exonuclease mut-7 homolog: MNLSDLVSSSHQSIKIVPSIEDSLQEMGLDVNLDEQTILWFNQLQLTWMTWRKSPTVENHLKSLYQFDNPFRIALVCIIKCQEFKDCKPKTLPFYIIESLQKWSQMNNRIPDESLKLPAFHITTLQRNQYFLNKVVKTFDIKTIKHKVLPQVIDMIKNDNCKQATQFVSALELYDEIPIEDLLFPLILQDKINIIDEYLAESPSQVRPLLKFLDSLLDKKCNIKDYFQKFIEDHKVYNVKHEKLHHKPLGKLVARICNKYNVPIETCKNLSKNRTSGGLRYLIYQKYVEHNVSASVWDDLVKDSLKKSEGCAEEFINMLIDYDHNEALKWATYLNIPEDNLPTALQNLSVKDVPIEEENWDVVSDPAQKFYELSLPENCIIMIDTTEKFYDVMNQLEKCNLVSIDCEWKPSFGAAQSQVALIQVATPTCIYLIDTIIFNDKQYSSFWHRFNKGLLENDEIIKLGFGLEQDLKEIKASIIGLYNIKIKGEGLLDLSLLWRTLIDSGLSFPNTCDIEGKGLSSLVQICFGVPLKKTEQCSNWELRPLRKTQIHYAALDAYVLLDIYSYLQKLSNECNINFEEVCNEVMLDKKAKIVKKPKAIHKLEATACTFVKEPKHLKLLVEPELSRLVAYLRYCGIDTAVISTSMVWHDSVGFAMTEDRCIVTTKLKLTSTSKFPQNCILDVGKGTVKDHLQRIFTYFNVSVHEKDLFMRCVYCNGLGLRPLNCDELSDIYNKSQTSVVSTASYNRFRDDSYDEDYDDALDNFLSESDDEEPCIYPPPKQNTPCTTSKGATIDLSSIQNVYSFAQTHKDKSITLCDDCGKLYWDEDDTFKCIRKVVLQLLNLSV, translated from the coding sequence ATGAATTTAAGTGATCTTGTTAGTAGCAGCCATCAGTCTATAAAGATTGTACCTTCTATTGAAGATTCATTACAAGAGATGGGATTAGATGTTAATCTTGACGAACAAACTATTCTTTGGTTTAATCAACTACAATTAACTTGGATGACGTGGAGAAAAAGTCCAACTGTGGAAAACCACTTGAAATCCTTATACCAATTTGACAATCCATTTAGAATAGCACTAGTATGTATAATAAAGTGCCAAGAGTTTAAAGATTGTAAGCCTAAGACTCTtcctttttatataattgaatCCTTACAAAAATGGTCTCAAATGAATAATAGAATACCTGatgaatctttaaaacttccaGCTTTTCATATAACAACATTACAAAGAAATCAATACTTCCTCAACAAAGTTGTAAAAACTTTTGATATAAAGACAATTAAACACAAAGTTCTACCACAAGTAATAGATATGATAAAGAATGACAATTGCAAACAAGCAACACAATTTGTAAGTGCTTTAGAATTATATGATGAAATACCAATAGAAGATTTGCTTTTTCCACTGATATTACAggacaaaattaacattattgaTGAATATCTTGCTGAATCACCAAGTCAAGTCAGACCTCTATTAAAATTCTTGGATTCATTGCTTGATAAAAAGTGCAATATTAaagattattttcaaaaatttattgaagATCATAAAGTTTATAATGTTAAACATGAGAAGTTACACCATAAACCCCTTGGAAAGTTAGTAGCCCGCAtctgtaataagtataatGTTCCAATTGAGACATGTAAAAATTTGAGTAAAAATCGAACATCAGGAGGGCtaaggtatttaatttatcaaaaatatgtaGAACACAATGTGAGTGCTTCAGTGTGGGATGATTTGGTCAAGGACTCATTAAAGAAAAGTGAAGGATGTGCTGAGGAATTTATAAACATGTTAATTGACTATGATCATAATGAAGCTTTGAAATGGgcaacatatttaaatatacccGAAGATAATCTACCTACAGCACTCCAAAACTTATCTGTTAAGGATGTTCCCATTGAAGAAGAAAACTGGGATGTTGTATCAGATCcagcacaaaaattttatgaacTTTCCTTACCAGAAAACTGCATCATAATGATAGATACAACTGAAAAGTTCTATGATGTCATGAATCAATTAGAAAAATGCAATTTAGTCAGCATTGATTGTGAGTGGAAGCCATCATTTGGTGCAGCACAATCACAAGTTGCCCTTATTCAAGTAGCCACTCCAACATGCATTTATCTCATTGatactattattttcaatGATAAGCAGTATTCCAGCTTCTGGCACAGGTTCAATAAAGGTCTCTTAGAAAATGACGAGATTATAAAATTAGGGTTCGGTCTTGAACAAGatttaaaggaaattaaaGCTTCCATTATTGGTttgtataatatcaaaataaaaggTGAAGGATTATTGGATTTATCCCTGCTTTGGAGAACACTTATTGATAGTGGCCTCTCATTTCCAAACACATGTGATATTGAAGGAAAAGGTCTAAGTTCACTGGTACAAATATGCTTTGGAGTACCACTGAAAAAAACTGAGCAATGTTCTAATTGGGAACTCAGACCACTAAGAAAGACACAGATACACTATGCAGCCCTTGATGCCTatgtattattagatatttatagCTATCTCCAGAAATTGTCTAAtgaatgtaatataaattttgaagaGGTTTGTAATGAAGTTATGTTGGATAAAAAAGCGAAAATTGTTAAGAAGCCAAAAGCTATTCATAAGTTGGAGGCAACTGCATGCACTTTTGTAAAAGAACCAAAACATTTAAAGTTGCTTGTGGAACCAGAATTATCACGTTTGGTGGCTTACCTAAGGTACTGTGGAATTGATACAGCAGTAATTTCAACATCAATGGTATGGCATGATTCAGTAGGTTTTGCTATGACTGAAGATCGTTGCATTGTCACAACTAAGTTGAAATTGACATCTACATCTAAGTTTCcccaaaattgtattttagaTGTAGGTAAAGGAACTGTTAAAGATCACTTACAAAgaattttcacatattttaatgtttctgTACATGAAAAAGATCTTTTTATGAGGTGTGTTTATTGCAATGGACTGGGTCTAAGACCATTGAATTGTGATGAGCTTTCAGATATATACAATAAATCTCAAACAAGTGTTGTGTCAACGGCTAGTTATAATCGTTTTAGAGATGATAGTTATGATGAGGATTATGACGATGCATTAGATAATTTTCTCAGTGAATCTGATGATGAAGAGCCTTGTATATATCCTCCACCAAAACAGAATACACCTTGCACTACCAGTAAAGGTGCCACTATAGATCTGAGTAGTATACAAAATGTTTATTCATTTGCACAAACACATAAGGACAAATCTATTACTCTTTGTGATGATTGTGGTAAACTTTATTGGGATGAAGATGACACATTCAAATGCATCAGGAAAGTAGTATTACAATTACTAAATCTTAGTGTTTAg